The genomic interval TCGGGTAGCGCACCCGCCACGCATGCCAGATGCGGTCCACGTTGCAGTGGTGCAGGAAGAACAGGGGGTCGTTGGGCGATGTGCTGTCCGTCATGTCGCCGCCCACCCAGACGTGCACGATGTTGTGGAGCCCCGGACCCTCCCAGCCCTCCAGGTAGTTGCGGAAACCGTTCGAGGTACTGTTGTACGGCGGGGCGTCGTAGAGGACCTGGTCGCGCAGCACTGAGCGGACCTGCTCGCGCGTGGGCAGTGCGCCCTCCCTGCCGGGTGCGCGAGCGAGAGGCCGTGGCCGTGCCAGGCGCGTGAGTCCCCGCTCCGCCGGGACGACACGCACCTGCCAGACGGCAGGCGAGGTGAAGCGGCCCATGGCACCGTCGGCCCAGAGGGGGGACTGGCGTGGATCCGCCAGCGCCGCATCCGCGGCCCAGTCCCAGTACGGCAGCCGGAACTCCGGGTCGCGGAGCGCGATTCGGAGATACACCTCGAAGCGCAACAGGAAGTACCGGTGCCACGGCAGGAAGGCCGGGCCCGAGTGGGCCGCGTTGCGGTCGCGCTGCGTGGGCGGGGTGAAGAGCATCATCGACTGGTGGTGCCAGGACACGAAGAGGTCATAGATGGAGAGCCCCTGCTGTCCCGGCCAGGGAAAGCGCGCCGGGTCCTTGAGGGCCAGCACGCCGTCGATGAACTGCTGCCTGACGGTCTCGTCGGCGAGGATGTTCCGGCGGATCATCGAGCACCTCCATGCACATGGGCGGGCTGATGCGCGTGTCCGCCGTGGTCCATGTGGCGGCCTCCATCGTCCCCCTCGGGAGAGGGCTGAGCCGACTCGAACAGGTGCGGCATGCGCTCGATGAGGTGGCGGACGAGCTCCGTCGCCGTCGCGAAGGTCAGGTAGGGGCACAGGTGGGACCAGAGCCGGCCCTCTTCATCCACCATCATGTGCAGCGTGACGAGACGCTCGTTGACCCGGACTTCGTACGTGGTGGTGATGGTGATGGTGTTTCCCTGGTGCTCGAGTACGCGGGTGCTGCGCGCGAGGGCCTCGTGCGAGTGCTCGACGTAGGAGGGGAAGTCCTTCATCACCCAGTCCGGGTGTTCGCTCCCGGGTTTGAATGGGTCGAACACCGCGAGTGGGACGGCGCGCGGCTCGTTCTTGCTCCGGGCTCCCGTCTCACGGTGCGTTCGTGTCTTCTGTCTCGCCGGGCGCTTCGTCTTGGCTGGCATCGACTGCCTCCCCCGTTGGTACGGCTCGGGGGATTCATAGGGCAGGGGATGCGCGGGACGCGAAGGCGGGCCCGACGAGGGATTCAGTTGAGAACACCAGGGGCGTCAGGTCGCTCGCTGTCGACCCCCGCGAGCCTCACGGCTCGTAGCGCTGGATGCGGGCCTCGGGCACCCGCCGGGACATGCGCTCCATGGTTCCCGCCACCTCGGCGAGGATGCGGTCCTTGTCGAGCGTGAGGTGGCGGCGCTCGTGCAGAATGACGCGGCCGTCGACCATGACGGTGTGCACGTCGCTGGCGCGGGCGCTGTACACCAGCCCGGCCGTGAGGTTGTGGGGCGGTTGCCAGTGCGTGCCTCGGGTGTCCACGAGGATGATGTCGGCCTGGTAGCCGGGCGCGAGCGTGCCAATGCGGTCGCCCAGTCCCATCGCCGCCGCGCTGCCTCGCGTGGCGATGTCGAGCGCCTCGGGAATGGGCAGCACCTCGGGGTCCATCGCCTCGTGCTTTTGCATCAGAGCCATGAGGCGCAGGCTCTCGAAGACATCGAGCGTGTTGTTGCTGACCGCGCCGTCGGTGGCCAGGCCCACCGCCACTCCGGCCTTGCGCAAGGCGCGGATGGGGGTGATGCCCATGGCCAGCTTGAGATACGTCTTCGGCGCGTGCGCGATGCCCACGTGCTTTCGATGCCTGGCGAGCAGCTCGATGTCCTGGGGCAGCAGTCCGCAGCCGTGCGCGATGAGGGCGGGCACACTCAGGACCCCGGTGTCCCTGAGCACCTGGATGGGCGTCAGTCCCCGCCGCTCCACGCTGGCATTCGTCTGGTTCATCTCCTCGGCGGCGTGGATGTGGATGCCGATACCGAGGCGGCTGGCGTGCTCGACGGAGGCGCGCAGGAAGCCGTCGTCGCAGGTATAGGGCGCATGCGGGGCCATGCAGGTGGTGATGCGGCCACCTGCGCCGCCCTTCCAACGCTCGGCGAAGGCCGCGGTCTCATCGAGCGCGCCGCGACCCCGGCTGGAGAACACGGCCCAACCCAGGTGCGCCCGCGTTCCTGCCTCCTCGACGGCCCGGGCCACCTGGTCCATGTGGAAGTAGTGGTCGGCCACCGTGGTGACGCCGCCCTCGATCATCTCGAGCAGGCCCAGGAGCGCGCCCCAATACACATCCTCCTCGGTGAGGTTGCTCTCCAGGGGCCAGATGAACTCGTTGAACCAGCGCTCGATGGACACGTCCTCGGCCAGCCCTCGGAAGAGCACCATGGGGACGTGAGCATGGGTGTTGATGAGCCCCGGCATGGCGAGCATTCGCTGCCCTTCGAGCACGGTGACGCCGGGCTCGGGGGGACGCCCGGTGGGGCGGATCTCCGCGATGCGGTTGCCACGGACCAGGATGTCCTGGTTGCGAACGACGGTGAGCGTGCCGCTCGTATCCGGGACGAGCGTGTGACAGTCACGGATGCAGATATCCGCCATCGGGAGCCTCTTGTTTGGATGAAAAAGACGCGGACGGGGCGGGGCTCGAAGGGAGCCTCACACCCCGTCCGCCGGGTACCACAGCTCAGCTGGCGGCGGGCTGGACGCCGACCGCCGCGTGAGGAGCGGGCGATGACTGCGGGGGCCTGAACGCGAGCAGCCGCAGCCCGTTGGCGACCACGAGGAGCGTGCTGCCCTCGTGGAGCACCACGGCGTGGCTGATCTGCGTGAGCCCGAGGACCGCGGCGATGACCAGGATGCCGCTCACCCCGAGGGAGATGACCAGGTTCTGCTTCATCACCGCCGTGGCCTTGCGCGCCAGCTCCAGGGCGAAGGGCAGCTTGGCGAGGTCATCGCTCATCAGCACCACGTCGGCCGTCTCGAGCGCCGCATCCGAGCCGGCTCCACCCATGGCCACGCCCACCGCGGCGGCGGCGAGCGCGGGCGCATCGTTCACGCCGTCGCCCACCATGGCCACCGAGTGCTGCTTGCCGATCTCGCGCACGGCGGTGACCTTGTCGGCGGGCATCAGTGGCGCGCGCGCCTCGTCGATTCCCACCTGCGAGGCGATCGATTTAGCCACCAGCGCGTTGTCGCCGGAGAGCATCACCGTCCGCTCGATGCCCGCCTGCTTGAGGTTCTGGATGACGAGGTGCGCCCCGCCGCGGACGGTGTCCGCCACGCCGAGCACTCCGAGGTAGCGCCCCGCCTTGCGCACCACCATCGTGGTCTGCCCCGCCTCCTCGAGCTTACGGACCTCGGCGGAGATCTCCCGCGGGATGCTGTCCCCGTCGAAGAGCGCGAGGTTGCCGACCTCCACGGGCTGCTCGCCCACCTTGGCGCGGATGCCCTTGCCGTGGATGGCCTCCAGGTCCTTGCCCGCCGGAGCCTGGATGCCCTGCTCGGACGCAGCGTCCACCACCGCGCGCGCGAGCGGGTGGGCGGAGAGCGACTCGACCGCCGCGGCGGTGCCGAGCAGCTCCTCGCGAGACACCCCCTGCGCCGGAGCGCTGGTGAGCAGCCGGGGCCGCCCCACGGTGAGGGTGCCCGTCTTGTCGAAGGCGATCGCCCGGATGTTCCCGAGCAGCTCGAGGTAGATGCCACCCTTGACCAGCACGCCGCCTCGCGCCGCCGCCGCCACCGCGGACAGCACGGCGGAGGGCGTGGAGATGGCCAGCGCGCACGGCGAGGCCGCGACGAGCAGCGACACCGCCCGGAGGATGGCTTCCTTGAGCGGCGTGCCCATCAGCACGAGCACCACCGGGAACAGCACCGCCGCGCCCATCACCAGCGGCGCGAAGGTCCGCTCCATCCGCTGGGCGAAGCGCTGGTTGGGGCCCTTCTGGGCCTCGGCCTGCGCCACCATGTCCACCACGCGCGCGAGCACCGATTCGGAGGACAGCTTGGTGACCTCCACCTCCAGCAGCGCCTCGCAGTTGATGGTGCCGGAGAACACCTCGTCCCCCGGCTTCTTGGCGACGGGAATGGACTCGCCGGTGATCGCCGCCTGCTCCAGCGAGCTCTTGCCCTCGCGGATGATTCCATCGAGGGGCACGCGGTCACCCGGGCGCACGATGATGCGCTCGCCGCGCTGGACGTCGCCCACCGGCAGCTCGACGATGTCGTCCCCACGCCGGACCCGCGCCATCTCGGGGCGCAGCGCGCTGAGCGATTCGATCGACCGGCGCGCCTTGTCCATCGCCCGGTGCTCCAGCGCATGGCCCGCGCTGAAGAGGAAGAGCAGGAAGGCGCCCTCGAACCACGCCCCGAGCACCGCGGCGCCGAGCGCCGCCACCACCATCATCGTCTCGATGTCGATGCGGCGCTGGAGGATGGACTGCACCGAGCCGCGGATGGCGAAGAAGCCGCCGCTCGCCATCGACAGGCCCCAGATGACGGTCGGGACCAGGGCCGGGACGGGAGCGAAGCGCTCGACCAGCCAGCCGGCGACGAGCAGGACGCCGGAGGCCACCACCAGGGGCAGCTCAAGCTTGGGGGCCAGACCGCCGCCGTGCGCGTGGTGCGAGCAGGCATGGCCCGCGGTGGGCACCTCCAGCCCGTACCCGAGCGACTTCACGTGGGCTTCCACGTCGCTCAGCGTGAGCGTCTCGCGGTCGTACTCGATGACCAGGCGCTCGCTCGCATACGCCACGCTCGCGGAGAGGACACCGGTGAGCCGGCTGACGGCGTGTTCGATCACCGTCGCCGAGTCGGCCGAGTTCATCCCGCGCACGAACCAGGTGTGCTGCTTGTACCGCTCCGACACCACGGCCCCGGTGCTCTGAGCGAGCGCGAGCAGGTGCTGTACGCTCACCAGCTCGGGCTGGTAGTGGATGCAGATCTCCGCGTGGCCGAGGTCCCTCCGGAGGTGGACCTCGGAGATTCCGCGGTGCGCTTCCAGGGCGGCCTCGAGCTTCTGGAAGCGGCCGACCTCGTCCGTCTCTCCGGGCAGGGTGCCCTCGAGATCCAGCTGGAGCGCGATACCACCACCCTCCGCCGCCCGGTGCGCGGGCGGGTGGATCCGCCGGGTCGACTGGGGGTGATGGTGGTGGTGGTCGTGCCCGTGGTCGCAACCCGGTCCGTGCTCGTGACCGTGGTCGTGGTCATGGTCATGACCGTGCGAGCAGGAAGGTCCGTGGACATGCGCCTTCTCGTGCGCATGGCCGTGGTCGTGCTTGCAGCCAGGGCCGTGCACGTGCTTCTCGCCGTGCTCATGAGCGTGGTCGTGCTCATGCACATGGTCGTGCTTGCAGCCAGGGCCGTGCACATGCTTCTCGCCGTGCTCATGAGCGTGCTGCTTCTCATGAGCATGGTCGTGCTTGCAGCCAGGACCGTGCACGTGCTTCTCGCCGTGCTCATGCGCATGGCCGTGCTTGCAGTCAGGGCCGTGGACGTGCCCGAGCACCCGGACGATCTTCTTCTGCTCCGACATGGTGTTCCTAGTGGCCGTGGCCGCGATGCTTGCGGGCTGGAGGGGCGGCGGGGGCTCGCACCGGCTCGGGCGCGTGGTCCTCCTCCTCCTCGTGGTCTTCGTCTTCGTGCTCTTCGGGGATGGGCTGGGTGAAGCGCTGGCCCGCCACCTCGAGGGTGAAGGCCTTGCACGTGGCGGGTACGTCGAACTCGAGCACCGCGGGCAGCCGGCCCTCGTAGCTCTTCAACGTCTTGCCCTGCTCGTCGTAGATGGTGCCGCCGGCGGCGACGGTCATCGTCTCGTCCACCAGCACCGCCACCAGCTCCGCCATCTCCTCCATGCGGTCGGCGATGCGGTGGCACCACAGGTGGCCCACGCCCGGATACGTCTCGTGGGAGATGGCCTCCATCTGCTCTTCGTCCACCTGGTCGCCCACCCCGACGAACACGAAGTTCATCCGGGGCAGGCGGCCCGAGGCGATCTCCTTCGCCACCTGCGTGGCGTAGGCCTTCACGTCGTTGCCATCGTTGATCTGCGAGTCGGTGATGATCACCGCCAGACCACGGCGGGCACCGGCCTGCACCTGCTGCTTCATGTGCGCCACGAAGTCACGCAGCACCGGGAGCATCACCGTGGCCTTCCCGTAGAAGCGGGGGCCTGGGAAGCGGTAGTCCTTGGCCTGAGGGCCGGTGAGCTCGCCCACCTCCTCGAGCTGGCTGCCGTCGCCGGTCGCCCAGTAGGCCACGCGCACCTTGCCGTCACGGTCCTTGTTGGCGAGGTACTCGAGCATCCACCGCATCTGCGGCTCGACCAGGTTCTTCACTGGCGCGAGCTTGGCGAGCACGCCGCGCGGGCCGTACTCGTCCTCCATGCTCGCCGAGCCATCCATGTAGAGGGCCACGTCGAGCCCCTCGACGGTGGGGTCGTGCAGCAGCGTGGCCACCACCCGGTTTCCCACCCGGTGGACGTCCGAGAACGGTTTGGCGATGACTTCGTGGCCGGCCATCAGTGGTGCTCCTCGTCGTGATCGTCTTCCGGAAGCGGCTGGGTGTAGCGCTGGCCGTTCACCTCGAGGGTGAAGCTCTCGGTGCCCTCGGGCACCTCGAACTCGAGCACCGCGGGCAGGCGGCCCTCGTACGTCTTCAGCACCTTGCCCTTGTCGTCGTAGATGGTGCCGCCGGCGGCGACGGTCATCGTCTCGTCCACCAGCACGGCCACCAACTCGGCCACCTGGGTGATCTCCGCGGCGATGCGGTGGCACCAGAGGTGACCGACGCCCGGGAACTCCTCGTGGGCGATGTCCTCGAGCTGCTCCTCGTCGATGTTGTCACCGACGCCGACCAGGATGAAGTTGACGCGCGGCAGCTTGCCGGAGGCGACGTCGCGCGCCACCTGGGCCGAGAACTGCTTCACGTCGTCGGCGTCATGCAGCTTGCCGTCGGTGACGAACACGGCGCACCCGCGCCGGGCGCCCTTGGGAACCTGCTCCCTCAGGTAGCGCACGTAGTCCTTCATCGCCGGCGCCAGGTACGTGTAGCCCCCGAGGTTCTTCGGGCCGGGGAACTTGTACGTCTTGACGTCCACGCCCTTCAGCTCGCCGATCACCTCCACGTCCTTGCCGGTGGAGCCGCAGGCCCAGTAGGCGACGCGGAGCAGGCCGTTGCGATCCTTGGTGGCCAGGTACTCGAGCATCCACTGCACCTGGGGTTCGACCTGGTTGGAGGCTTCCTTCAGGGGCGCACCGCGCAGCCACTCCATGAAGGTGCGCGAGGGCTGCTTGTACTCGTACTCCTCCTTCATGCTGCCGGATGCGTCCATGTAGATGGCCATATCCAGCCCCTCGACGGTGGGGTCGTGCAGCAACACCGCGTGCACCCGCCCCTCCTCGACATGGAGATCCGAAAACGGTTCGACCGGCTTCTCGTGTCCCATTTTTCCCCTCTTTGCTGAGGGGGGAGACGGTATCGCCCCGAGAGCCGCCACCGCAACCGGGCTCAGTCCTCGAAATCGGACATCCAGTCCGGTTTCTTCGTCGCGCTGGGAGCGGGAGCGGACTTGGACGGCTTGGACGGCCTGGCTGGTCTGGAGGGCTTGGAGGTTTTCGCGGAGCCGAAGTCGGCCATCCACTCGGGTGTTCCCACCGAGGGGGTGCCCCGCGCGGGTGTCTCCTGCGCGAGGGTGAGCTTCGGCTTCGCACCGCCAGTGCGGGTGTGCGCGTCGAGGAAGTCCTTCATCCAGTCGCTCGGGCGCGCGGGCGCGGGCGGCGCGCGAGGAGGAATCGGGCGCTGGACGAGGGGCGTCTGCGCGGGGGACGGGGCCGCGGGTGTGACGGGCATCGACCTCGCGGGCGCGTCGTTGCCGGGCCGCACCAGGGTGCGGAGCGCGCGCTCGGAGTCGCTCGGCCAGCCCGGGAGCGCGGCGAGGGCGCGGCGGGCGAGCTCGAGGAACTCGGGCGCGGAGGCTTCCGGGGGAACCTTCACCTTCTCCCGGCGCAGCCACTCCGCGAGCCGGTTCACCAGTCCCGGGTGGTTGCGTCGCAGGGTGGCCACGTCGCCTTCCACCTCGTAGCCGCGCATCTCGAGCTCCGCGATGGCCATGAGGCGGCTGGGGACGGGCAGCTCCATGTCCCGGAGCGTTTCCGGGCCGTTGTGCTCGCGGGCGGAGGCCTGCAACTGGGTGAGGACGTCGTGGACGAGGCGTGCCACCACGGGACCGTTGGCGGCGTTGTGCGTCTGCAACTCGGCGGGGACGGCGGGGTAGGCGAGCACCAGCCCGCGGCCCTCGGCGAGGCGCTCGGGCCTGTCTCCGGGGAGGAGCGCGTGGTAGGCGCGCGGGGCGTACCTGCTCTCCGCGTCCTGCACGTAGTGGAAGGCCTCGGGCACGCCAGCCACCAGCCCGGCGAGCATGTCGCCGCGGCTCACGGTGAGCTGGCCCGGGACGCGCTCCGGGAAGTCGCTCGGCCAGGGACCGAGCAGGGTGCCGTAGAGATAGACCGGGTCGTTGATGCCCTGCGCGTCCTCCGGGTGCTCGATGAGCTCGACGGAGAAGAAGTACAGCTCCGAGGCGGAGAGCCTCCGGGGCGTGCGGCCGGAGGCGACCTCGTGGTGTGTCAGCTGGGCCCTGACGGAGGCGGGCAGTTGATGGCGCTCGCTCGCGGGTATGGCGAACACGCCTCCCACGGCGTCGGTGCCCACGAGCAACTCCTGCTCTCCGAGGAGCCGGCTCTCCAGGCGGAACGCGTCCACCGCGTGCACCATCGCGGAAGGGTCGGGCCGGAGGGGCTCGGCCGGGCTCGCGGCGTGGGGGACGAAGTAGCGGGGATGGCTCACGGGCGCAGGGTATAGGAAAAACGGGCGTGTCGTGCCGCTCGGGCGTTTGCACCGAGTGTGAATGGCGGGCCACGGGGGGCGCGGGTTAGATTATGGCCGCCTTGCCCGAGACTCCCCGACCTCCCGATTCCGCCCTCGACGGGGGCGAGACCCTCATCCGCCCCTCAGGCACGCACGTCTCCCAGGAGGCCCTGCCCGGGCCGCTCTTCGCCGGGCGTTATGCCCTCCTGCGCATGCTCGGCCGCGGCGGCATGGGCACCGTGTACCAGGCGCGCGACAGCCTCGTCGGCGACGTGGTGGCCCTCAAGAAGCTGGAGCTCGGCAAGGACGCCGGCCCGGACGCGCTCGAGCGCTTCAGCCGCGAGGTGCGGCTCGCCCGCCGCATCACCCACCCCCACGTGGCGCGGATGCACGACCTGGGCACCCACGAGGGCCAGGCCTTCCTCACCATGGAGTTCGTGGAAGGGGATGACCTGCGGATGGTGCTCGCCCGCGAGCGTCCGCTGTCCGCGCCCCGGGCCGCCCGCATCACCCTGGCCGTGTGCGAGGGGCTGGCCGCGGCGCATGCCGCCGGGGTGGTGCACCGGGACCTGAAGCCGGCCAACATCCTCGTCGAGTCCGGTGGGCGGGTGGTCCTCACCGACTTCGGCATTGCCCGCGCGGTGGCGGGAGAGGTCGCCTCGCGGACCCAGGGCGCCGTCGGCACGCCCATGTACATGGCGCCGGAGCAGGTGTCGGGCGATCCGGTGGATGCTCGCGCGGACCTCTACGCGGTGGGGTTGTTGCTGTTCGAGATGCTCACGGGCGAGCAGCCCTTCTCCGGCGAGACACCCTGGGCCACCGCGCTGGCCCGCCTGCGCCAGCCCGCTCCGGATCTCCGGACGCGCCCCTCCGTCCCGGCGCCCCTCGCCGAGCTGGTGCACCGCTGCCTGGCCCGTGCTCCCGAGGAGCGGCCGGCGAGCGCGCTCGAGGTGGCCGGGGCGCTGCGGGACTGGCTCGTCAGCGTGGGGGAGCCCACCCTGTCGGGTCCGCCCACCCTCGCGCCGATGACGGCGAACACCCCCGTGCCCCTTTCATTGACGGGGTCCTCGCGCCACACGCCGCGCACCTCGACCTCGACTCCATCGGTGAAGCAGGGAGTTGCCCTGCTGCCGCTGCGCTTCCAGGGCCCGCGCGATTCCGAGTACCTGGGGGACTCGCTGACCGAGGCGATCATCGACCAGCTGTCGCGTGCGCGCGGGTTTCGCGTGCCCGGCAGTGGGGTGACGGCGCGCTTCCGCGACGAGAGGGATCCGCGGACGGTGGGGCGGGAGCTCGGGGTGGAGCTGGTGGTGGACGGGACGGTGCAGTGCGCGGGCTCGCAGACACGCGTGTCCGTGCGGTTGCTGGATGCCCGGTCCGGTACCCAGCTGTGGAGTGGCCGCTTCGAGTACGCCTCCACCGACGCCTTCGAGTTGCAGGACCGGCTGGTGCCTCGTATCGCCGAGGGGCTGCGCGGCGAGCTGGTGCTGTCCGCCTGGCACGCGAACACGCCTCCCGAGGCGCTGGCGCTGTACCGGCAGGCCGCCGTCCATGTGCATGAGCCGTTCCGGGAAGGTCCCGACAGCCCGCTGAGCCTGCTGGAGTCCTGCCTGGAGCTGGCGCCGGACTTCGCGCCGGCCATCTCGCTGCACGCCATCGCGAGCCTTCGCGCGTGGTTCTCGGCCTCCCGGAGCGACGGGCGGGACTGGGCCGCGTCCGGGCGCGCCAGCGTGGAGCGCGCCCTGCGGCTGGCGCCAGAGCTGGCCACGACGCATCTGGCGCGGGCGATGCTGGCCGCCCAGCAGGACGACTGGCGCACGGCGGTGGTGTCCCTGCGCACCTCCCTGGACATCGCGCCCCTGCACCCGGCCACGTTGCAATACCTTGGCACCCTGCAGTGCGAGGCGGGCCGCGCCGACGAGGGCCTCCCCCGGTTGCGGCAGGCCTACGAGCTGGATCCCAGCCACGTGGTGGTGCTGTTCGAGCTGGCCCGTTGCAGTGCCCTGCGCGGGAAGATGGACGACTACTGGTGGGCCATGGAGCGGCTGAGCGCGGCGACCCAGCACCGCTTCGGGGCCATCTCCCTGCGCGTGCGCGTGGCCGCCTGGGTGGGAGACCACGAGGAACTGCGGCGGTGCCGGGACCTGTTGCTGGCGGACGAGCCGGAGTTCCCGGCCCGTGCGAGCAGGGACTACGTGGGCGTGGTGCTCGGAGAGGTCGATGTGCTCTCGCTGGTGCCGGAGTTCGAGCAGATGCTCTCCCAGGCGAGCAGCCCGCGCTTCGTCAGCCTGCTGTGCCAGATCTCCACCGAGATGCTGTGCATCTCCGGTCACCCGGAGCGGGCGCTGACGTACTTCCAGCGGGCCGCGGACACGGCGCTCATCGACCTGGAGTGGATCGAGCGCTGCCCGGTGCTTCAGCCCCTCCGGGCCCTGCCGGGCTTCGCCGAGGGGCGCCGTAAGGTGCGCGCCCGGATCGAAGCCATCTGGAACGCGTGAGCCGCGGGGCCGCGGTAGACCCTCACCCCGGCCCTCTCCCAGAGGGAGAGGGTCGAATCTCATTGCGCTTCATTCGTGTCACCAGACCTCGCGCCACGCGGAAGCTGTTGGCCACGATGGTGAGCGTCGAGGGCACGCTGCCCGCGGTGGGCATGAAGCTGCCGTCCACCACGTAGAGGTTGGGCACCTCGTGCGCCCTGCACTCCTTGTTCAGCACCGAGGTGGCCGGGTCGTTCCCGAAGCGGCACGTGCCGTGTTGCAGGATGGTCGTCTCCCCGGCGATGCCCACGCGCTTCATGTCATCCGGGTCCAGCCGCATCAGGATTTCCTCGCCCCGCTCCACGAGGAAGCGCGTGGCGGCG from Archangium lipolyticum carries:
- a CDS encoding tyrosinase family protein translates to MIRRNILADETVRQQFIDGVLALKDPARFPWPGQQGLSIYDLFVSWHHQSMMLFTPPTQRDRNAAHSGPAFLPWHRYFLLRFEVYLRIALRDPEFRLPYWDWAADAALADPRQSPLWADGAMGRFTSPAVWQVRVVPAERGLTRLARPRPLARAPGREGALPTREQVRSVLRDQVLYDAPPYNSTSNGFRNYLEGWEGPGLHNIVHVWVGGDMTDSTSPNDPLFFLHHCNVDRIWHAWRVRYPNAPYVPAQNAANTLSFHRLDDALYSVFRETTRVTPRGMLDPLSPGAPFTANDRYDYDTLADLQA
- a CDS encoding amidohydrolase — encoded protein: MADICIRDCHTLVPDTSGTLTVVRNQDILVRGNRIAEIRPTGRPPEPGVTVLEGQRMLAMPGLINTHAHVPMVLFRGLAEDVSIERWFNEFIWPLESNLTEEDVYWGALLGLLEMIEGGVTTVADHYFHMDQVARAVEEAGTRAHLGWAVFSSRGRGALDETAAFAERWKGGAGGRITTCMAPHAPYTCDDGFLRASVEHASRLGIGIHIHAAEEMNQTNASVERRGLTPIQVLRDTGVLSVPALIAHGCGLLPQDIELLARHRKHVGIAHAPKTYLKLAMGITPIRALRKAGVAVGLATDGAVSNNTLDVFESLRLMALMQKHEAMDPEVLPIPEALDIATRGSAAAMGLGDRIGTLAPGYQADIILVDTRGTHWQPPHNLTAGLVYSARASDVHTVMVDGRVILHERRHLTLDKDRILAEVAGTMERMSRRVPEARIQRYEP
- a CDS encoding heavy metal translocating P-type ATPase; its protein translation is MSEQKKIVRVLGHVHGPDCKHGHAHEHGEKHVHGPGCKHDHAHEKQHAHEHGEKHVHGPGCKHDHVHEHDHAHEHGEKHVHGPGCKHDHGHAHEKAHVHGPSCSHGHDHDHDHGHEHGPGCDHGHDHHHHHPQSTRRIHPPAHRAAEGGGIALQLDLEGTLPGETDEVGRFQKLEAALEAHRGISEVHLRRDLGHAEICIHYQPELVSVQHLLALAQSTGAVVSERYKQHTWFVRGMNSADSATVIEHAVSRLTGVLSASVAYASERLVIEYDRETLTLSDVEAHVKSLGYGLEVPTAGHACSHHAHGGGLAPKLELPLVVASGVLLVAGWLVERFAPVPALVPTVIWGLSMASGGFFAIRGSVQSILQRRIDIETMMVVAALGAAVLGAWFEGAFLLFLFSAGHALEHRAMDKARRSIESLSALRPEMARVRRGDDIVELPVGDVQRGERIIVRPGDRVPLDGIIREGKSSLEQAAITGESIPVAKKPGDEVFSGTINCEALLEVEVTKLSSESVLARVVDMVAQAEAQKGPNQRFAQRMERTFAPLVMGAAVLFPVVLVLMGTPLKEAILRAVSLLVAASPCALAISTPSAVLSAVAAAARGGVLVKGGIYLELLGNIRAIAFDKTGTLTVGRPRLLTSAPAQGVSREELLGTAAAVESLSAHPLARAVVDAASEQGIQAPAGKDLEAIHGKGIRAKVGEQPVEVGNLALFDGDSIPREISAEVRKLEEAGQTTMVVRKAGRYLGVLGVADTVRGGAHLVIQNLKQAGIERTVMLSGDNALVAKSIASQVGIDEARAPLMPADKVTAVREIGKQHSVAMVGDGVNDAPALAAAAVGVAMGGAGSDAALETADVVLMSDDLAKLPFALELARKATAVMKQNLVISLGVSGILVIAAVLGLTQISHAVVLHEGSTLLVVANGLRLLAFRPPQSSPAPHAAVGVQPAAS
- a CDS encoding vWA domain-containing protein → MAGHEVIAKPFSDVHRVGNRVVATLLHDPTVEGLDVALYMDGSASMEDEYGPRGVLAKLAPVKNLVEPQMRWMLEYLANKDRDGKVRVAYWATGDGSQLEEVGELTGPQAKDYRFPGPRFYGKATVMLPVLRDFVAHMKQQVQAGARRGLAVIITDSQINDGNDVKAYATQVAKEIASGRLPRMNFVFVGVGDQVDEEQMEAISHETYPGVGHLWCHRIADRMEEMAELVAVLVDETMTVAAGGTIYDEQGKTLKSYEGRLPAVLEFDVPATCKAFTLEVAGQRFTQPIPEEHEDEDHEEEEDHAPEPVRAPAAPPARKHRGHGH
- a CDS encoding vWA domain-containing protein, translating into MGHEKPVEPFSDLHVEEGRVHAVLLHDPTVEGLDMAIYMDASGSMKEEYEYKQPSRTFMEWLRGAPLKEASNQVEPQVQWMLEYLATKDRNGLLRVAYWACGSTGKDVEVIGELKGVDVKTYKFPGPKNLGGYTYLAPAMKDYVRYLREQVPKGARRGCAVFVTDGKLHDADDVKQFSAQVARDVASGKLPRVNFILVGVGDNIDEEQLEDIAHEEFPGVGHLWCHRIAAEITQVAELVAVLVDETMTVAAGGTIYDDKGKVLKTYEGRLPAVLEFEVPEGTESFTLEVNGQRYTQPLPEDDHDEEHH
- a CDS encoding protein kinase domain-containing protein; translated protein: MAALPETPRPPDSALDGGETLIRPSGTHVSQEALPGPLFAGRYALLRMLGRGGMGTVYQARDSLVGDVVALKKLELGKDAGPDALERFSREVRLARRITHPHVARMHDLGTHEGQAFLTMEFVEGDDLRMVLARERPLSAPRAARITLAVCEGLAAAHAAGVVHRDLKPANILVESGGRVVLTDFGIARAVAGEVASRTQGAVGTPMYMAPEQVSGDPVDARADLYAVGLLLFEMLTGEQPFSGETPWATALARLRQPAPDLRTRPSVPAPLAELVHRCLARAPEERPASALEVAGALRDWLVSVGEPTLSGPPTLAPMTANTPVPLSLTGSSRHTPRTSTSTPSVKQGVALLPLRFQGPRDSEYLGDSLTEAIIDQLSRARGFRVPGSGVTARFRDERDPRTVGRELGVELVVDGTVQCAGSQTRVSVRLLDARSGTQLWSGRFEYASTDAFELQDRLVPRIAEGLRGELVLSAWHANTPPEALALYRQAAVHVHEPFREGPDSPLSLLESCLELAPDFAPAISLHAIASLRAWFSASRSDGRDWAASGRASVERALRLAPELATTHLARAMLAAQQDDWRTAVVSLRTSLDIAPLHPATLQYLGTLQCEAGRADEGLPRLRQAYELDPSHVVVLFELARCSALRGKMDDYWWAMERLSAATQHRFGAISLRVRVAAWVGDHEELRRCRDLLLADEPEFPARASRDYVGVVLGEVDVLSLVPEFEQMLSQASSPRFVSLLCQISTEMLCISGHPERALTYFQRAADTALIDLEWIERCPVLQPLRALPGFAEGRRKVRARIEAIWNA